The window ATATTTTTATGCTATCTGATATACTTTTAGCTGATCTCTGTAAACTGTCCAGTCCATCCAGAAATACTCCAAAGCTTCCAAGGTTACTAATAGTAAGTGCAGAGTTGATTAAATAGATTTTTAAGTATTCTGGAATAAATTCATCAAGGAATGTGGTTTCGTCACTTTCTTCACTGAATGAGAAATTGTAATTATTTGAGATCATCGGGTAAGACTCATACACCAAAAATTCAAGCGAATCTTCGTCTCCGACTATGACTCTTACGAGGCTTGTGTCCGAATTCAGTTGAACGCTTCCGCTGATTTTTAGGCTGTAAAGGGTATCGCTCGGGACGAAGGGATGAAGAATTGCATCGGATGTAAATGTGCTATCGATCACAATGGTTTGAGAATGCATAACCTTATTAAAGGTGCAAGTGCCTAATAATGTTACCATGACGCAAATAAAAATGGGGGGGGTAATTCGTTTCATGTTGATTGGTTTTGGTTGTTTACTATGCTATAAAGATATGGAGAGTTTTTTGATAAGTCAAGAAGGGGGGGAATTGTCGATTCTGTATTCTGTATTCTGTATGTGCAATCGGATATGCAATTGAGAATTTGCTATTTACAATGCATTGACAATATCAAATCGCATATTGCCAATCCTATTGTAAATACAGAATACAGAATTGACAATACAGAATTACAACCCGTCAATATCCCTGAATTCATCCAGGCACTGCGGGTTGGCAAGCGCATCCTTATTCTTGATCTCTTCTCCCATAACGGCTTTTTTCACAGCAATCTCAACCTTTTTGCCGTTGAGGGTATAGGGCACGCCGTGGGTTTCCAGGATGAGGGCAGGGACATGGCGCGGGCTGCACTGGGATCTTATGTTGGCAGATATCTTTTTCTTTAAATCTTCGGTAAGTTCATATCCCGGGTTCATTTTCACAAACAGGATAACCCGTTCATCCCCGTGCCAGGGCTGGCCGATGACCACAGAGTCCTCTATCTCTTCCATATTTTCCACCACCCGGTAGATCTCCGCCGTCCCGATGCGCACCCCGCCGGGGTTCAATGTTGCATCAGACCGGCCAAACATGGTTATGCCTCCGTGGTTGCTGAGGCGGATATAATCACCATGCCGCCATATGCCCGGATATACATCGAAATAGGCATTATGGTATTTTTTTCCATCAGGATCGTTCCAGAAATACACCGGCATGGAAGGAAATGCCGACTTACAAACCAGCTCTCCCTGTTTCTCCCTTACCGGCTTGCCGTAATCATCAAAGCTGTCGACATCCATCCCCAGCCCGCGGCACTGTATCTCGCCCTGGTATACCGGCAGCATGGGATTACCCAGCATGAAACATGAGATGATGTCTGTACCACCGGAGATGGAAGACAGCTGTACGTTCTTCTTCCACTTATTGTAAACGTATTCAAAGCTTTCATCCGACAGCGGGGATCCGGTTGACAGGATGGATTTCAGGGCAGGGAAAGCGGAGATAGCGGATGGATCCACCCCCTCGTTCTCCAGGGATGCTATGTATTTGGCACTGGTTCCAAAGACTGTGATATCAAGTTCATCAGCCATTTTCAAAAGAGCATCCGGTCCCGGATGGAAGGGGTTGCCATCGAAACAAACCAGGGTGGCCCCAACAGCCAGGCTGCTGACGAACCAGTTCCACATCATCCAGCCACAGGTGGTGAAATAAAAGATCGTATCGTCTTCCCGGAGGTTTGTATGCAGCATCAGTTCCTTCAGGTGCTGAATAAGCGTCCCTCCTGCCGAATGGACGATGCTTTTGGGAAGTCCTGTGGTTCCTGAAGAATACATGATGTACAGCGGATGATCGAACGGAAGTTGCTCAAAGGTCAATTCTTTAGCGGTTTCCTGTGCAAGATCCTCCCATAACATACCATTGGCCAGACTATTTACATCCCTTTGGCCAATATAATCGATCAGTACCACTTTTTCTACCGATGGCAGCTGGTCGAGGATGCCTTTCAGCTTTTCCTGAGAATCAAACTTTTTCCCTTTATAAAAATAACCATCGGCGGCAAAAATAACTTTGGGTTCTATCTGGCTGAAACGGTCGAGTACGCCTTTGATCCCGAAATCGGGTGAAGAGGAAGACCAGATGGCGCCAATGGATGAAGCTGCCAGCATTGCAATGATCGCCTCGGGCATGTTGGGGATGAACCCGGCTACCCGGTCGCCCTTTTGAACTCCAAGAGCCTTTAATCCCGCTGCAACCCTCCTTACCTCATCATATAACTCCGCATAGCTTATCCTTTTTTCAAACTCGGCCTCACCCCGGAAGATGATAGCCGTTTTGTCATCTTTCCTGCTTAAAAGGTTTTCGGCAAAATTCATCCTGGCCCCTTCAAACCATTTGGCGCCCGGCATCTTCCGAATATCATCCACCACCCTGTCCCTTTTCCTGGAGAAGCGTATACCGCTGTATTCACCGAAAGAGTCCCAGAAATCCGGTATTTGCTCAATGCTCCATTCATACAGGTCAAAGTAATTCTTCAGGTTGGTGCCGAATTTATTATTCACAAACTGCAGGAATTCGTTCATCCTGGAAGTTTCAGACCATTCACTTAAAGGCTCCCAAAGGATTTTATAACTCATATTCAGATAACTGATGTTAATGGGTTTGAAAATACCTATTATGTTATTGTTGCAGGTTCCAAGTTACAAGTTACATCCCTAAACCCTACTTCGCCCCAATATACCTTGCAATCACCAGCCTCTGGATCTCAGATGTTCCTTCCCCAATTTGCAGGAGGCGCTGGTCGCGGTAAAGCCTTTCGATATCATAATCCTTCATCAGTCCATAGCCGCCATGGATCTGAACGGCTTCATCCACCACCTCGCGGGCAATTTCGGAACAATATAGCTTGGCCATGGCCGATTCCTTGCCAAAGGGTTTGTCATTATCTTTGAGCCAGCAGGCTTTATATAGCAGGTTCCTGGCCAGTTCTATCTTCGTGGCCATATCGGCCAGTTTAAAGGCATTCACCTGGAACTTCACGATAGGCTGTCCGAACTGTTTTCTTTCTTTGGCGTACTGCAGGGCCAGGTCGAAAGCACCCTGAGCGTGACCGAGGCCGATAGCTGCGATGGAAAGACGGCCTCCGTCGAGGGTTGAAAGCATGATTTTTGAGCCCTGGCCAATTTCACCCAGGAGATTTTCTCTGGGAACACGGCAATCGTCGAAATACAATTCTGCAGTATCGGATGCCCTCCACATCATTTTCCCATGCATGGAAACCCTTTTGAATCCTGGTGTACCTTTTTCCACGATGATGGCGGTGAAATCTTTCTTACCATCACTATCCTCGGTAATACACTGCACGGTTGAGCCGACGGAAATCTCATGAGAGCCGTTGGTAATAAAAATCTTGGAACCATTGATCACCCATTCATTGCCATCCAGGTAGGCTTTGGTTTTACTACCTCTCGAATCGGATCCGGCAGTTGGTTCTGTCAGTCCGAAACCCCAAAGCTCTTCACCCGTACAGAGGGGAGGAAGGTATTTCATCTTTTGCTCTTCGGTACCGTAGGCATAGATGGGATAAATACCCAGAGAGTTATGCGCGGCCAGGGTAGCGGCCTGTGAGCCGTCGACGCGCGCGATCTCTTCCACGGCAATAATGTACGACAAGGTATCCATACCCTGCCCACCGTATTTCTCAGGAATGTACATGCCAAACAGGCCCAGTTCACCCATTTTCCGGGTGAGGTCAACGGAAAACTCCGCTTTTTCATCCAGTTCCTTCGCGACCGGCCGGATCTCCCTTTCCGCAAAATCCCTGACCGTCTCGCGGATCATGTTTTGAATCTCAGACAGTTCAAAATCCATATGTATCAGATTAAAAGTTTATTCGAGTTCAACCAGGATGCTGTTCACCTCAACCATATCGTTGAGTTTTACGTGGATCTTTTTCACCACGGCATCTCTTTTGGTTGCAATATTATTTTCCATTTTCATGGCATCAATGACCACCACCACATCGCCCTTGCGGATCTCCTCCCCTTCTTTCACCTTGATCTTAAACACCTTACCAGGTATTGGGGAAACGATGTGTTTGCTCTCATCAACCGTTTCATCGGCGCTGTGAGCCATCAGTTCAGTATCGAGGAGGTCGTTGCGATGCATCAGGAATGATTTTCCGTTGATCTCCACCTTGGTAAAATTCTCTTCCCCTTTCAGTATCTTGGCCTGGAATATTTTCCCATCGATAGAGAAATCGATCTCCCCGCGGTCGACATATTCCACATGGCACAGGTAACGGTCGCCGTTGATCTGGAAATCGTATTCGCTTTCCTCCGGGCGGTCGAAGAGGATATCATAAACTTTTCCCTCGTAGGTCACTTCCACGGAGTTGATATTCCTCCAGTAACCGATCATATTCCACACATCGTGCGGGTTTGCCAGGCCGCCCACCGGATCAAAGGATTTGGTATTAAAGGTATACATCAGGTAAGCTGCCATGGCTACATAATGGCCGACCTCATCCTTGCTGAAGTTTGACGGCCTCGAAGGCTTATTTTCTTTCACGCTTGCTTGTGTTTTTGGGGTTGACTTTTCCGATTTTGCTTTTTCCAGTTCTTCCAGGAATCGTTCCCGGGCAATACCGGATTTATAATCACGGTATTGGGTTTCGTGCATCGCAAATTCAAAGAGTTCCTCGTCATCCTGTCCGCGCTCCCATCCTTTCTCCTCCATCTCTTTGATGTATTTATGCAGGACGTCGGGATATGCATCCTGGGGATTGCCCACATAAAATTCCCGCTTTTGCTTTTTAGCCAGTTCAATAATGGTATTATCAATAGGTCCGGGTAATTGTCCGGCCATACCCAGGAGCATGTTCCAGACATTATCATCCATCATGGAGAACCTTTCCTCACCTTTGGCAATCTGCAGGATATTTAATAAAGCTACATTCTTTACATATTGGCTAAAAGGAGTCACCAACGGAGGGTATCCCATCATAGGCCATATATATTCCACTTCCTCGAAGAGTTTCACGAGCAGTTCATCCTCCGACAATTCACGTTGACCACTTGCTTTCAAAGAAAAATTGATACTATCGTGCACTCCTTTCAGGTCGGCCATGAGGCTGCCCATCATACCACCGGGTAATCCGCTCTGGATCAACAACGACGACATATAGCGGTTTTTAGGGTTAATAAAATACCCCAGGAAATCATCGATAAAGGTCTGCGTCAGATGCCGTGCTTCCATGTAGGCAATCATATTGATATCCGGGACATCGAATCCTGCGTCTACCAGCATCTCGCGGATAGTGATCACATCGGGGTGCACCATACCCCAGGATAGGGGTTCCATGGCGACATCCAGGATATCTGCCCCGGCTTTGGCCACTTCCAGCATGCTGGCAACGGAGAAACCCGGTCCTGAATGACCGTGATACTGCACCAGGATATGCGGATATTTGCGTTTGATAGCATCCACCAACTGCCCCAGCATTACCGGGCGGCCGATGCCGGCCATATCCTTCAGGCATATTTCATCGGTTCCATATTCCACGGCTTTATCAACCACTCCCATGTAATAATCAACGGTATGCAATTTGGAATGTGTGATACAAAGGGCAGCCTGTGAAATCATCCCGGCTTCCTTCGCATATTTGATGGAGCCTTCCAGGTTGCGGTGGTCGTTCAGTCCGCAGAACGAGCGCGCAATATTGGTTCCTTGTGCAACCTTAACCTTGTACATGAGTTTTCTCACGTCGGCCGGCACCGGGAACATACGGATCCCGTTGAGGGCCCTTTCCAGCATATGTGTCTGGATACCCGCATCGTTGAATGGTTTGGTCCATTCCCTGACGGCCTTGTTTGGGTTCTCCCCATAAAGGAGGTTTACCTGTTCAAAAGCTCCCCCGTTTGTTTCCACACGGGCAAAACAACCCATGTCGACAATCACAGGTGCTATCTGCTTCAGCTGGTCAACGCGTGGTACGTACTTACCCGACGACTGCCACATATCGCGGTAAATAAGGCTAAATTTTATCTGACGTTTCTTTTGCATAATTAAGAATTCATAATTTAAAATTAAAAAATAGAAGTTTTAAGCCTTCCACAAACACATCCCCCAGTTCCCCAGCTCCCCAGCACCCCAGCCTCCCAGCCCCCCATCATCCACTACTTACCCCCCTCCATCCAGACAGGTTTTCTTTTCTCTAAAAACGAAGCCATCCCCTCTTGTCCTTCCTCTGAGGCTCTCAGTTTGGCAATAAGGCTGGCTGTGTATTCTATGGTATCATCGAAGCTTGATTCTTCGGTGATCATGTACAGCAGGTCCTTTACTGCCGACATAGCTTTGGGGCCGCTGCTCATGAGGAACTTGACGGTTTCGGATACTTTTTCCTCCAGTTCCGCGGCAGGCAGCGAAGCATTGACCAACCTGTATCTTTCTGCTTCTTTTCCCAGGAATCGTCTTCCGGTGAGCATCAGGTCGCGGCATCCGTATTCTCCAATCCTGCGTATCACATAAGGAGAAATGGTGGCTGGAGCTATGCCCAGCTTGACCTCGCTGAAAGCGAATTTCGTTTCATCATCGCAATAAACAAAATCACAGGCAGCCAGTAGCCCGTTGGCGCCCCCGATGGCAGCACCGTGAACCACAGCGATGGTCGGCTTACGGCAACGGTAAATGGTGTTGAAGCATTGCGCCAGCTTCATGCTGTCCT is drawn from Bacteroidota bacterium and contains these coding sequences:
- a CDS encoding acetoacetate--CoA ligase; the encoded protein is MSYKILWEPLSEWSETSRMNEFLQFVNNKFGTNLKNYFDLYEWSIEQIPDFWDSFGEYSGIRFSRKRDRVVDDIRKMPGAKWFEGARMNFAENLLSRKDDKTAIIFRGEAEFEKRISYAELYDEVRRVAAGLKALGVQKGDRVAGFIPNMPEAIIAMLAASSIGAIWSSSSPDFGIKGVLDRFSQIEPKVIFAADGYFYKGKKFDSQEKLKGILDQLPSVEKVVLIDYIGQRDVNSLANGMLWEDLAQETAKELTFEQLPFDHPLYIMYSSGTTGLPKSIVHSAGGTLIQHLKELMLHTNLREDDTIFYFTTCGWMMWNWFVSSLAVGATLVCFDGNPFHPGPDALLKMADELDITVFGTSAKYIASLENEGVDPSAISAFPALKSILSTGSPLSDESFEYVYNKWKKNVQLSSISGGTDIISCFMLGNPMLPVYQGEIQCRGLGMDVDSFDDYGKPVREKQGELVCKSAFPSMPVYFWNDPDGKKYHNAYFDVYPGIWRHGDYIRLSNHGGITMFGRSDATLNPGGVRIGTAEIYRVVENMEEIEDSVVIGQPWHGDERVILFVKMNPGYELTEDLKKKISANIRSQCSPRHVPALILETHGVPYTLNGKKVEIAVKKAVMGEEIKNKDALANPQCLDEFRDIDGL
- a CDS encoding enoyl-CoA hydratase/isomerase family protein, coding for MKEFNNIQFELSNGTGTLWLNRPDVHNAMNQEMISEIIACVNEVNSMDEVRILILRGQGKSFCAGADLNYMKSIATFGYEENFQDSMKLAQCFNTIYRCRKPTIAVVHGAAIGGANGLLAACDFVYCDDETKFAFSEVKLGIAPATISPYVIRRIGEYGCRDLMLTGRRFLGKEAERYRLVNASLPAAELEEKVSETVKFLMSSGPKAMSAVKDLLYMITEESSFDDTIEYTASLIAKLRASEEGQEGMASFLEKRKPVWMEGGK
- a CDS encoding acyl-CoA dehydrogenase family protein; the encoded protein is MDFELSEIQNMIRETVRDFAEREIRPVAKELDEKAEFSVDLTRKMGELGLFGMYIPEKYGGQGMDTLSYIIAVEEIARVDGSQAATLAAHNSLGIYPIYAYGTEEQKMKYLPPLCTGEELWGFGLTEPTAGSDSRGSKTKAYLDGNEWVINGSKIFITNGSHEISVGSTVQCITEDSDGKKDFTAIIVEKGTPGFKRVSMHGKMMWRASDTAELYFDDCRVPRENLLGEIGQGSKIMLSTLDGGRLSIAAIGLGHAQGAFDLALQYAKERKQFGQPIVKFQVNAFKLADMATKIELARNLLYKACWLKDNDKPFGKESAMAKLYCSEIAREVVDEAVQIHGGYGLMKDYDIERLYRDQRLLQIGEGTSEIQRLVIARYIGAK
- a CDS encoding oxaloacetate decarboxylase, with protein sequence MQKKRQIKFSLIYRDMWQSSGKYVPRVDQLKQIAPVIVDMGCFARVETNGGAFEQVNLLYGENPNKAVREWTKPFNDAGIQTHMLERALNGIRMFPVPADVRKLMYKVKVAQGTNIARSFCGLNDHRNLEGSIKYAKEAGMISQAALCITHSKLHTVDYYMGVVDKAVEYGTDEICLKDMAGIGRPVMLGQLVDAIKRKYPHILVQYHGHSGPGFSVASMLEVAKAGADILDVAMEPLSWGMVHPDVITIREMLVDAGFDVPDINMIAYMEARHLTQTFIDDFLGYFINPKNRYMSSLLIQSGLPGGMMGSLMADLKGVHDSINFSLKASGQRELSEDELLVKLFEEVEYIWPMMGYPPLVTPFSQYVKNVALLNILQIAKGEERFSMMDDNVWNMLLGMAGQLPGPIDNTIIELAKKQKREFYVGNPQDAYPDVLHKYIKEMEEKGWERGQDDEELFEFAMHETQYRDYKSGIARERFLEELEKAKSEKSTPKTQASVKENKPSRPSNFSKDEVGHYVAMAAYLMYTFNTKSFDPVGGLANPHDVWNMIGYWRNINSVEVTYEGKVYDILFDRPEESEYDFQINGDRYLCHVEYVDRGEIDFSIDGKIFQAKILKGEENFTKVEINGKSFLMHRNDLLDTELMAHSADETVDESKHIVSPIPGKVFKIKVKEGEEIRKGDVVVVIDAMKMENNIATKRDAVVKKIHVKLNDMVEVNSILVELE